In Cryptomeria japonica chromosome 5, Sugi_1.0, whole genome shotgun sequence, the genomic window TAGTTGCagtcaagcatatcttgagatacttgtgtggcacaattggatatggcttgaaatactcttCCAATGTGGACCTGattcttgaaggatattctgaatctgattgggcagggagtgttactAATCGAAAGAGCACTTCTAGTTGTTGCCTCAGATTGGGATCCactatgatttcctggtgtagcaggaagcagtcttcaaTAGCTTTGAGCACTGTAGAGACAGAATGCATTGCAACATGTGTAACAACTCGTGAAGTAGTGTGGCTTCGTAAggtccttgcaggattgtttggtcaatcattggagcctacaatcatacattgtgataaccaaagttgtgtaAAGCTTTCAATCAATTGAATATTTCATGATAGAACGAAGCATGGAGAGATTCAATACCACTATATCAaagatatggtacaaaggaatgttgttcagttgagatacatttgtactgaggaACAAACGGCtaacattttcaccaagcctcttgcgaaagctaaatttgtgcattttcgaggcaagcttggaattgtggaaaatgaggctcttgctaagagggagtctcaacatcaataattaattaatatgtattataatgcattcttctatgtgagagaagtttgaggtattagcccttgtcatgcattcttctctgtgagagaagtttgaggtatgagcccttgttatgcattcttctctgtgagagaagtttgaggtatcagcccttgttgtgcattattctctgtgagagaagtttgaggttccagcccttgttccactctatgcgagtaggtatggtggattcaccctctacgagtaggtatgGTGAATGTCATGTGAGAGAGTTCATGACTTAGCATTTGTTTATGCTCAACCTCTGGGAATAGCCATGATGGATATGACTATGTAACATAGATGTCGAGAagaattcctccctagctaagagggagtgttgatgtttagCGTCAATCGAGCTTCTTAAGGCCGATAGTATTTTCAAATGTGTGAAGGGCCGAATCGGCCTTGCACATTTTATATgcctaatttattattatttccactAGTTGTATTAAAAGGACTTATTAATAAATACACCGATCACCCTTGGCATAAGACGTGATTATGAAGAGTCATGCTAACCGATGTCTAATGAATAAGACGTGTTGGTTAAGGCCGACTTTTGGTAAAAGTCGTGTTGCTTCATCATGTTGAGAATGGATATATAGACCAATGCATTACATCTCCTTTGGTATCTCGTGGTGATCATCAAGCAGATTGTATCATTCATTACAGTAGTTCGTGGTATTTATCTATAGTAGTTTGACATTCATCTCCTACAATCTAATAAACATCCATAGCAATTGTATGCTTACAGCAGATTGTATACATTGAACAAAAGTGTTCAATAAATTGTTTGATGCTAGGAGTGATACAAGTTCATTGTAAAGACAATGATATAAAAAATATCGTTGCTGggttttttcaccttcaagaggaagctTTTCCCAAGATAAACTTTGTGTAGTTGTATTTGATTTActgtctatctaatctgatcataaaactacatattttagttttatttttcatattttagcttttttaatttatttcattgctttcctttttcttttaattctattttctTATTTTCCCCTTTGATTCCTTATGCtttattaattcattatcctttgacCTTGGTTCTTCTAACCTCCTTGAACCTTGTGCTATCCTCTCCCCTTCTACCCCCTCCAACCCTATTTAACCTTTATAGGTCTGCAATTTCACTCATTTTCATCCTACAGCTCTCATCCAGATGATGGATCATTGagtatgatccaaaacattgatgcaaacaaaGTTTACAGTGTTAGACCTTGCCATGAGCATAGTCAAATTGATCCATTCACTCACTATTTTCTATAGAGCCAGATTGCAAATTTGGATTTGCTTCTACTGCTATTGGCCTGAATGAAACTCTCGATTACATTTAAATGTGAAGAGTTAACCATCTTAAAGCATTTTTCACAGTACCAATAATTCCAGATGAAACTGCACTGTTGAGAATATCTTGCATCAAGCATCAACCCTATCAACCAAAACCAATGATAGTTCCCGAGCTATTTATCTTCCTCCGGACAGCTGATCTCACATGGCATACATCTCGTAACAATTACATACTGCTAAATTGAAAATGCCAAGTTATATGCCCAAAACCAATTCCTCTAGTCAAATAAGATCATCCATGCAAAAGTATAGCTCGACAATAAAATGAAAGTAGACTTCCAAACTGCAACCTAGCTCTTTTTAGTTACATTTCATAGAAGAGCCTCATCATACCAGTATAACTCATTAAATCCATTAATTGTGAAACCTCAAGTTAGATACAACATTCTTGATCATTGCACATCTATTTGTTTGAACAAGGAAGCTACCATTTTTTTCTATTCAAATCATTAAATGTCAAATGAAAATGGCAAATGACAAATCATGATAACATTCAGCCTCTAATAATTGCTCCATGCATAGGGCTTTATTACAAGGCAGTCAACAGCAATTTTTGTTGCTTTTACAAAGGCTAGGTTGCATGGCAGCAGAAAAAGAAGCCACTACAATGGAAAATTTGGAAAAGATATACAATTAGCCATTGTACATAGAGCTAAATTCTCCAAATTTACACAATAACGGTATGCCTTCAGAAAACGCAAAGCTTTGATTAAATTAGTCCAAGCTAGTTAACACAAGTTGTGAACATCAATCAATCAGCTTCCACAAGCAAGGCATTCATCTTTGTTCTCCAATGAGCAAACCATTTGAGCCACTTTTGTTTCAACATCTTCAGTCACTGGCATGGAATTTTCCTGATGCAAGAACCAAAGTCCGTCGAAATCAAAATATCCAGTGCCCTACCCAAAAAGGGAGTCCTTTTATACAAATGCAAATAGCTCTGCTTCATTGAACAATGAGAACATACAGGAGCTGCCCAAACCAAATATTCTTAGATCTCAAATGCATACCTTTATGCTTGTTGTATCCACAGTAAACTTAATGGCATCTGCTGCAGCCCTTGACCGTAGATAATACATTCCAGTTTTCAAGCCCTGTCCATTACATATATCCAAATTGCAATCTCATAAATGAAAGAACATCACAAACATGCTTAACACATCATCAAAAATAAAGTGAAGTACAGATCTTGCTACAATAGAAAATCATGTATTACCTTAGACCATGCATAGAAATGCAGGGAGGTTAGCTTTCCAAAGTTAGGCTGGTCCATATGAATATTGAGGCTTTGACTCTGATCTATATAACAGCCACGCTCTGCTGCCATGTCCACCAAAGTCCGCTGTTTTAATTCCCATACAGTCCTGTTCAAATAGAGGACACATAAATCAGAAACAGTAGGAAATATTTGCCAAAAAATATTATTAGCTTGAAACATCAAATATTTCATCAACCTGTAAATAGCTTTGAGATCATTTGGAACCTCACTGATGTTTTGAACAGAACCACTATGATATATAACTTCGTTCTTTAAAGAAGGAGACCAGAGCCCCATCTCTGTCAAGTCATGAAGTAAGTGCTTGTTTACCACCACAAATTCTCCACTGTCCAATGTAACAGAAGTTGTCAGTCAATAATAGTTGTATCATTTGACAATACATTTTAAACTTGTAAGTTAAATAATAGAGAGCATAATTCTGAGACAAATGTACATTCATGATCACTTTTTTGAAACATGGAAGATTTGGAATGTCACATGTTGGCTTAATAATTATCTAAGAAATTATTGACTCCAAGAGCATAAATCTAGAATAAGTTTACCTTAACACCCTTCGGCTATAAATATTTGATGTATAGGGTTCAAAACACTCATTGTTCCCAAGAATCTGACTAGTGGATGCTGTCGGCATTGGAGCAACAAGAAGAGAGTTTCTCACACCGTGCTTTGCAATCATTTCTCTCAACATAACCCAATCCCAACGAGCAGAAGGTTTCACATCCCACATGTCTGGTTGAAGTATTCCCTATATTAGAAAAGAAAAGATCAGAACATCCAATTTGTACACTTTCAATTTCACATTGAAAACAAAAGTACATTCATAAAGCTGAACTTTCATTCATTGACTAACCTTGCTTACAGGACTCCCAAAGTAGGTTTCATAAGGACCTTCCTTTATAGCAAGCTCAGTTGATGCTTTCAAAGCATGATAGTAAATCGTCTCAAATATATCCCTGTTCAATTGTTTAGCCTGCATGCAGAGTTTGGGATTGGTAACAAACCCAAATAGATTATAAAGAAAAAAGGCACACATAAAGTCCATTTACACTATATGCCCATATCAACCAACCTCTTCTGAGTCAAATGGCATGCCAAGCAGTATAAAACTGTCAGCAAGACCCTGTACACCAATGCCAATTGGCCTGTGCCGCATATTTGACCGCTTTGCAGTTTCCACAGGATAATAGTTTACATCAATTATCTTGTTAAGATTGTAAGTCACAATTGATGTAACCTGTTTTAGCAAAAAAGCATTAGAAAGTCTTTACTTGCAAACAAACACAGGAAACACGCAGAACCAACACTTTGACAATAGAAAACAAATTGGAAATAAGTGACAATCAGGCTAACCTCTGCTAACTTATCAAAATCAAAATAGCGATTTCTGCATCCTCTGCTACCAACCAACTTAGAGGGCTGAGACTCATTGGGTACACCCTGGAAAGAGTGATATAAATCAGCTTCTCAAAATTATCAAGAATAAGGCCCCAAACAAGAACATTCATAGAAAATATACCTTCTCCTTCACATATCTAGACAAGGCAATTGATGCCAAATTACAGACTGCAGTTTCCGTTGGACTTGTAAATTCAACAATCTCTGTACAAAGGTTTGATGACTTGATAGTTCCTAGATTCTGCTGATTGCTTTTCCTATTGCACGTGTCCTAAACAGCCAAATAAATGCCAGCATAAATAGACAAATAAACATGTATTGGTCAAAGATAACACAACAATTACCAAATTACAAATGCAACTAGGATAAATGTATGCATACCTTAAATAGCATGTATGGATTCCCAGTTTCTATCTGAGCTTCCAAAATTGAAAACCATAGCTTGTGTGCTTGTATAATCTTTTTTGCCCTTCCCTGATTTTATAGAAACCCAACTATTATCATATGTTTCAGCTGATCCAAAAAAATATGACAGAATACCAAAAAACAAGTATACCTCTTGCTCATATTTCAGATAGAGCCTTTCAAATTCTTCACCCCAACAATCAGCAAGCCCAGGGGCTTCATTCGGACAGAACAATGCCCAAGTTGAATTCTCCTCAACCCTTTTCATAAAGAGGTCTGGCACCCAGAGTGCATAAAATAAATCACGTGCTCTGTTTTCTTCCTACAAGTCACATATCTATAAATCAGCCAAGGCACACCAAAAGCAAGCAGAGAGAGTTTTATGATTTGGAATATCCACTATATGATCCTTTCAGACATATAATGAAGTCTCAAAATATTTTCTTGGTTAAAATAAATCAGCACTGCACTGATTTTAAGGTTGTTACCTTCCCATGGTTCTTTCTCAactccaaaaactcaaaaacatcagCATGCCATGGTTCCAGGTACATAGCAAAAGCACCTTCATGAGACAGCACATTAGTGGCTCAGAACTCCcatcactctttgttccaatattaTACAAAGATTTTGGAAAGAAAATTAAGCTGTAAATACAATACCTTTCCTCTTGCCTCCACCTTGATCGACATATCGAGCAGTGTCATTGAATACACGCAGCATGGGTACAATTCCATTTGATGTCCCATTTGTTCCTCGAATATAACTACCAGTTGCACGAATATTATGAACTGAGATGCCAAGCCCTCCAGCTAATTTACTGATTACAGCACATTCCTTCAAAGTATCATATATCCCCTCAATACTATCATCTTTCATGCATACAAGGAAACAGCTACTCAACTGCCATAAAAAAGCAAACAAATAATATAATTGATCGCATCTGAATCTGGAAATGCATAACATATTAATTCTACATTCAAATATAAACCAGGAGCCCTTACCATCTACAAGTATTCCCAAATTCAAAAAACAATAAATTGCAATCAGGACTTGCTCTTCACACTTTTCTCATGTTAATATAGAGACCTTttccaaaagaaaaacaaaatccaaccaACCAAACAGAAATAGGCAAACCTGTGGCCTTGGCGTTCCAGCATTGAAGAGGGTAGGAGAGGCATGAGTAAACCAACGTTGTGACATTAAATGGTAGGTTTGGATGGCTGAATCAATGTCATTTTTATGAATTCCAACAGAAACTCTCATTAACATATGCTGAGGCCTCTCAACAACAACCCCATTATCTTTCAAGAGATAAGACCTCTCAAGAGTCTTAAATCCAAAGTAATCATAATCAAAATCCCTGTCATAAATGATCTCACTGTCCAAACGGGCAGCATtctgaaaatcaaagagaaaaaacTCACATACCATACACTAACACAGTTATAAAAACTAAGATTTTACTTATGCATATTTCTCAAATtaactaaaacataattatctaATGGGATAGGAAAGCTCTAAACAGAAATTAGTACTTGCCTTCATAATGATCTCATAAACATCATCTGCAATCAAAGGAGAATCCAGGCCAGACCGCTGATTAACATGCCTATACATTTGCTTTATCCTGCAACACCACCAAGTACAAAGTGCTAAATGCCATTAGCCATAGAAGGTGAAATACAGAGTTTCTGAACCCAACAAGTATAAAAGCATGAGAAAAAAAGGACTTACGTCTCAGAAAAtgattttttggtgtttttgtgaaGATTGGAAACAGTTATTCTAGCAGCCAGCTGCAAAATGAAAGTAGACCTTAAGGCATCTATAGCAGCATGAAATGAAGACAACATTAATTTTGAAGCAGAAAACTCACTTGGGCATAATCAGGATGGTTTGTAGTCATAGCAGCTGCAGTTTCAGCAGCCAATTCATCTAGCTGACTTGTGGTAACACCTTTGTAAACACCGGCACAGACCTTTTGGGCAACCAAGACAGGATCACAATGCTCTGTATTCAGTCCATAACTCAACTTTTTCAACCGTGCAGTAATCTTGTCAAAGTGCACCGCCTCCTGCCTACCATCTCTCTTGATCACATACATAGTTGCTTCCTTTGAAATCAAAAAGCTAAGACACTTGGTTTGAGTATACAATTCAAATCAGCTCCTTATGCCAAAAACTCTGTCCAATAAACTGTGCTTGAAACTGCAGATCAGAAACATTCTCATTTTAATCAGGAGTTAAAAATGCTATGCTAGACTTTTAAATAGGTATTTACAAGGGCAATACCCAAAACACAGACCAGGCAAGGAAAGAAAACTGAACACTATCATGAGAACATGATTCAACAAATAGAAACTACCATTTCAATCAGGAGTTAAAATTGGTGTGCTAGATTTTCAAACGGGCATTTACAATGGCATACCCAAAATGCAGGCCAGGCAAAGAAAGAAAACCAAAAGCCATCATGAGAACAGGATCCAACAAATGGTAACTACCATCTCCCATTTTAATGCCCTGCAAAATTCTGGGACTGGGAAACACAATTACTACAAAGAGTGACTGAATGACATTTATTCATGAAAACTGGCCTATGTTACCagtccaaaaaaagaaaaagaaaaaaaaaaggtgcATAGTTATCCATCCATATTTCCACATCTTAAAATAGTAGTGCATGCTTGCAGCACACTACATCAAAGGCAGCCCACAACCTCCCCCAAGGTTTACCAGTCTAATGTTTAGAGGTAATTCTAGAAAAAGGTTCTAAAAACTGCCACTAATCTGAGTCTTTGAGATCATTTGAGACCATTTTGCCCAAAAGGGCTCTTAAATATATAGTCAAAAACATCTAATAGTCTTTTTGGGGTTGCTGAAAGACAACAAACTTAACAAGAAAAACTGTATTTAAACAAGCTTAGCGTGAAAAAAACCCACATAACCCCTCTTTTGTGCCTGTAAAATTTAATATTTCTGTGTACAACAACAAGAATGCAATAGTCTTGCCTACACACACAAAGACAAATTACAAGCAAAGCCTAACTTAAGCCAGCAACATGTATAGCCCCTGTTAAGATTTTTCTAGCAACCCAAACTCAAACCTAGGAAGGAATTACTTATGAAATTAGGTATAATCCGTTAATACCTGCACCACAAGAATAACTTGCTAAATCAGTTCACAATCCCAATATGAGATTTATCTGGCAACCCAAATTCAAACTTAGATAGCTAATCAGCACCTGTCCACAGGCTGGGGTGATTACTCCAAAATTATATGTAATCCCTGGGAGATTGTGGTTCAGTTTAGACAACTGGCGTGTACCCCTCATTGGAACTTTCTCCAGCAGCTGGATCCAAAGTTGGGTAACTAATGAGCATAGGACTATACTGCCCACGAAACTGAAACAATTCCTCGTGAAACTAGGTGGAATCCCTGTGCCACAGGAATCTTTTAACCCAACAACCAATATATATCCTCCACCGGAGATTCAATCTCTGGATCACTAGGATTACGTGGGCCGACAGCCAATGCATGTTCCCTGCTGGAGCTCTCTTCAGTAGCAAAAATTCAAAAGCGGGGCAGCTAAATAAAGCAACGTTACATTTGACGCTCAGCCTCGCCATCTCAAAACAGAGAATAAGAAAAACCAAAAGCCAAATAAACAAACAAATTTGTAATTGAAAGAcaaaatgaaagaagaaataaCTCTCATATCAATATTCCTCAAACCAAAATAGCCCACAAAAGACAGGAAAACAGAAGCACTCTCGCGATACATCTGAAATGAGCTGGAAGCACCCAAGCCGAAAGCAGACAGTGAATGATTCCGTAAATCTGAAAATAAGCAGTGGTGCCCAGACTGATATTGgacttattttcatatttttcaaacgGGCGTTTTGTCAAACAGGTCGAATGAAAGCCAAAAACACAGACACACAGGATAAAGATATCAACCTTTAAAAAAACACAAGGTAATGGAGTAAAGAATTACTCACAGAATAGACTTGAACCGACAGAATGCTtgagagaagagaaaaggaagcGTTTTTCGAGCTCCTCTGCCTTTAGCCTGCCGCCTCTGCTGCTCCTTTCTTTGCTAGTGTTCACTTAAAAATGCAATCCTCCTTTTATCGTTTCATTTATTTGTCTTCTTGTGAATTGGTTTTTATCTACTCATTTCCCTCCCTGATTCAAACCTTGAATTCCAAGAAATTTGACAATTGAAACTATTCCCGCCAAAGACTAAATCAGGAGACTACGTGCAGGGATTTAGTTTATTCTTTGGTGAGAGTTAAGAGGGTGGATTAGTCTCATGCCGCTGTTTATCTGGGACTTTTTTTGGTTTAAATGTTAATGCACTCCTTGCCTTATATAAAATTTTTGAACTAAACCTAAAGTATAATTTAGGGTAAGGTTCTATGGAGGGGGCTTCCTAGCAATTTAAGTAGGTGTTAGGAATATTTTGAAGTATGTTGTTCTATAAATTCACTAATGCATTTCAGCTTAAAAGTTTAAGTTAGAAAGGTGGTGGTCTTATGAAGAatgttataaataaaaaattaataaggcTCAGTCTCATGAGAGGCTTACTTAAAAAATTATTAGTAAGTTTGGGGTTCCATGGAGAGTTGCTtc contains:
- the LOC131035219 gene encoding ribonucleoside-diphosphate reductase large subunit isoform X2 is translated as MYVIKRDGRQEAVHFDKITARLKKLSYGLNTEHCDPVLVAQKVCAGVYKGVTTSQLDELAAETAAAMTTNHPDYAQLAARITVSNLHKNTKKSFSETIKQMYRHVNQRSGLDSPLIADDVYEIIMKNAARLDSEIIYDRDFDYDYFGFKTLERSYLLKDNGVVVERPQHMLMRVSVGIHKNDIDSAIQTYHLMSQRWFTHASPTLFNAGTPRPQLSSCFLVCMKDDSIEGIYDTLKECAVISKLAGGLGISVHNIRATGSYIRGTNGTSNGIVPMLRVFNDTARYVDQGGGKRKGAFAMYLEPWHADVFEFLELRKNHGKEENRARDLFYALWVPDLFMKRVEENSTWALFCPNEAPGLADCWGEEFERLYLKYEQEGRAKKIIQAHKLWFSILEAQIETGNPYMLFKDTCNRKSNQQNLGTIKSSNLCTEIVEFTSPTETAVCNLASIALSRYVKEKGVPNESQPSKLVGSRGCRNRYFDFDKLAEVTSIVTYNLNKIIDVNYYPVETAKRSNMRHRPIGIGVQGLADSFILLGMPFDSEEAKQLNRDIFETIYYHALKASTELAIKEGPYETYFGSPVSKGILQPDMWDVKPSARWDWVMLREMIAKHGVRNSLLVAPMPTASTSQILGNNECFEPYTSNIYSRRVLSGEFVVVNKHLLHDLTEMGLWSPSLKNEVIYHSGSVQNISEVPNDLKAIYRTVWELKQRTLVDMAAERGCYIDQSQSLNIHMDQPNFGKLTSLHFYAWSKGLKTGMYYLRSRAAADAIKFTVDTTSIKENSMPVTEDVETKVAQMVCSLENKDECLACGS
- the LOC131035219 gene encoding ribonucleoside-diphosphate reductase large subunit isoform X1; protein product: MYVIKRDGRQEAVHFDKITARLKKLSYGLNTEHCDPVLVAQKVCAGVYKGVTTSQLDELAAETAAAMTTNHPDYAQLAARITVSNLHKNTKKSFSETIKQMYRHVNQRSGLDSPLIADDVYEIIMKNAARLDSEIIYDRDFDYDYFGFKTLERSYLLKDNGVVVERPQHMLMRVSVGIHKNDIDSAIQTYHLMSQRWFTHASPTLFNAGTPRPQLSSCFLVCMKDDSIEGIYDTLKECAVISKLAGGLGISVHNIRATGSYIRGTNGTSNGIVPMLRVFNDTARYVDQGGGKRKGAFAMYLEPWHADVFEFLELRKNHGKEENRARDLFYALWVPDLFMKRVEENSTWALFCPNEAPGLADCWGEEFERLYLKYEQEGRAKKIIQAHKLWFSILEAQIETGNPYMLFKDTCNRKSNQQNLGTIKSSNLCTEIVEFTSPTETAVCNLASIALSRYVKEKGVPNESQPSKLVGSRGCRNRYFDFDKLAEVTSIVTYNLNKIIDVNYYPVETAKRSNMRHRPIGIGVQGLADSFILLGMPFDSEEAKQLNRDIFETIYYHALKASTELAIKEGPYETYFGSPVSKGILQPDMWDVKPSARWDWVMLREMIAKHGVRNSLLVAPMPTASTSQILGNNECFEPYTSNIYSRRVLSGEFVVVNKHLLHDLTEMGLWSPSLKNEVIYHSGSVQNISEVPNDLKAIYRLMKYLMFQANNIFWQIFPTVSDLCVLYLNRTVWELKQRTLVDMAAERGCYIDQSQSLNIHMDQPNFGKLTSLHFYAWSKGLKTGMYYLRSRAAADAIKFTVDTTSIKENSMPVTEDVETKVAQMVCSLENKDECLACGS